One genomic window of Notamacropus eugenii isolate mMacEug1 chromosome 6, mMacEug1.pri_v2, whole genome shotgun sequence includes the following:
- the LOC140509704 gene encoding fructose-1,6-bisphosphatase 1-like isoform X1 — translation MISPVNTGSSTAAGTGVVLGTWNKSTCLPDTTPGHMSHRALGGRDWRLSPIHPHRDQLQLPTPAPPAACCTQDFSCPKDIYSCDPIMTDKSFFNTDVNTLTRFVMEEGRKAQGTGEMTQLLNSLCTAVKVISSAVRKAGIANLYGIAGSTNVTGDQVKKLDVLSSDLVVNMLKSSFATCVLVSEENKNAIIIEPEKRGKYVVCFDPLDGSSNIDCLASIGTIFGIYRRNSIGEPSEKDALQPGRNLVAAGYALYGSATMLVLAMECGVNCFMLDPDIGEFILVEKDVKIKKKGNIYSLNEGCARDFDPAMAEYIQKKKFPQDNTAPYAARYVGSMVADMHRTLVYGGIFLYPANKKSPKGKLRLLYECNPMAFVMEKAGGLATTGDKAVLDIIPTDIHETAPVILGSPDDVNEFLEIHKKHAAK, via the coding sequence agccctgggaggtagagacTGGAGGCTCTCACCTATACACCCGCACCGAGACCAGCTTCAACTCCCTACTCCAGCCCCTCCAGCTGCCTGCTGCACTCAGGACTTTTCTTGCCCTAAAGACATCTACTCCTGCGACCCAATCATGACTGACAAGTCTTTCTTCAACACTGATGTCAACACCCTGACCCGATTCGTCATGGAGGAGGGCAGGAAAGCCCAAGGCACCGGCGAGATGACCCAGTTGCTTAACAGCCTCTGCACCGCTGTCAAAGTCATCTCCTCTGCGGTGCGGAAAGCAGGCATAGCCAATCTCTATGGAATTGCTGGCTCTACCAATGTCACTGGTGACCAAGTCAAGAAGCTGGATGTTCTCTCTAGTGACCTGGTTGTTAACATGCTAAAGTCATCCTTTGCTACATGTGTTCTTGtatcagaagaaaacaagaatgcCATAATAATAGAGCCAGAAAAAAGGGGTAAATATGTGGTCTGTTTTGATCCTCTGGATGGTTCTTCAAACATTGACTGCCTTGCATCCATTGGAACTATTTTTGGCATTTACAGAAGGAATTCAATTGGTGAGCCTTCTGAGAAGGATGCTTTGCAGCCTGGCAGGAATCTAGTGGCTGCTGGGTATGCGCTCTATGGCAGTGCCACAATGTTAGTACTGGCTATGGAATGTGGAGTTAACTGCTTTATGCTGGACCCTGATATTGGGGAGTTCATTTTGGTTGAAAaggatgtgaagataaaaaagaaaggtaataTCTACAGTCTTAATGAGGGCTGTGCCAGGGACTTTGATCCTGCAATGGCAGAATATATCCAGAAGAAGAAATTtccccaggataacacagctccTTATGCTGCAAGATATGTGGGCTCCATGGTGGCAGATATGCACAGAACACTGGTGTATGGAGGAATCTTTTTGTATCCAGCCAACAAAAAGAGCCCCAAAGGAAAGCTGAGACTCCTGTACGAGTGTAACCCAATGGCCTTTGTCATGGAAAAAGCTGGAGGACTGGCTACCACAGGAGATAAAGCTGTGCTGGACATCATTCCCACTGACATCCACGAGACAGCACCAGTGATTCTGGGGTCCCCTGATGATGTGAATGAATTCCTAGAGATTCATAAGAAGCATGCTGCCAAGTGA
- the LOC140509704 gene encoding fructose-1,6-bisphosphatase 1-like isoform X2, translating to MTDKSFFNTDVNTLTRFVMEEGRKAQGTGEMTQLLNSLCTAVKVISSAVRKAGIANLYGIAGSTNVTGDQVKKLDVLSSDLVVNMLKSSFATCVLVSEENKNAIIIEPEKRGKYVVCFDPLDGSSNIDCLASIGTIFGIYRRNSIGEPSEKDALQPGRNLVAAGYALYGSATMLVLAMECGVNCFMLDPDIGEFILVEKDVKIKKKGNIYSLNEGCARDFDPAMAEYIQKKKFPQDNTAPYAARYVGSMVADMHRTLVYGGIFLYPANKKSPKGKLRLLYECNPMAFVMEKAGGLATTGDKAVLDIIPTDIHETAPVILGSPDDVNEFLEIHKKHAAK from the coding sequence ATGACTGACAAGTCTTTCTTCAACACTGATGTCAACACCCTGACCCGATTCGTCATGGAGGAGGGCAGGAAAGCCCAAGGCACCGGCGAGATGACCCAGTTGCTTAACAGCCTCTGCACCGCTGTCAAAGTCATCTCCTCTGCGGTGCGGAAAGCAGGCATAGCCAATCTCTATGGAATTGCTGGCTCTACCAATGTCACTGGTGACCAAGTCAAGAAGCTGGATGTTCTCTCTAGTGACCTGGTTGTTAACATGCTAAAGTCATCCTTTGCTACATGTGTTCTTGtatcagaagaaaacaagaatgcCATAATAATAGAGCCAGAAAAAAGGGGTAAATATGTGGTCTGTTTTGATCCTCTGGATGGTTCTTCAAACATTGACTGCCTTGCATCCATTGGAACTATTTTTGGCATTTACAGAAGGAATTCAATTGGTGAGCCTTCTGAGAAGGATGCTTTGCAGCCTGGCAGGAATCTAGTGGCTGCTGGGTATGCGCTCTATGGCAGTGCCACAATGTTAGTACTGGCTATGGAATGTGGAGTTAACTGCTTTATGCTGGACCCTGATATTGGGGAGTTCATTTTGGTTGAAAaggatgtgaagataaaaaagaaaggtaataTCTACAGTCTTAATGAGGGCTGTGCCAGGGACTTTGATCCTGCAATGGCAGAATATATCCAGAAGAAGAAATTtccccaggataacacagctccTTATGCTGCAAGATATGTGGGCTCCATGGTGGCAGATATGCACAGAACACTGGTGTATGGAGGAATCTTTTTGTATCCAGCCAACAAAAAGAGCCCCAAAGGAAAGCTGAGACTCCTGTACGAGTGTAACCCAATGGCCTTTGTCATGGAAAAAGCTGGAGGACTGGCTACCACAGGAGATAAAGCTGTGCTGGACATCATTCCCACTGACATCCACGAGACAGCACCAGTGATTCTGGGGTCCCCTGATGATGTGAATGAATTCCTAGAGATTCATAAGAAGCATGCTGCCAAGTGA